In Nitrobacteraceae bacterium AZCC 1564, the following proteins share a genomic window:
- a CDS encoding methyl-accepting chemotaxis protein (product_source=COG0840; cath_funfam=1.10.287.950; cog=COG0840; pfam=PF00015,PF00672; smart=SM00283,SM00304; superfamily=58104; transmembrane_helix_parts=Outside_1_26,TMhelix_27_49,Inside_50_342,TMhelix_343_365,Outside_366_715), which produces MALGFPFGKLLNRLSIPRIKMGVRGNLFLAFAVIAAMALVISASASLLLRQLGGVVSNLNERDIPRLSASLQLSAQSATLATQAQSLLSSADESTLNERSAQMKETQQGAANRLAEIAKLGADKSVVDALIETSKNIGDTVTSIGSAAKERLEASAVREAQAIALRKAQADFLSAASAATLDAQTQMNAVLGSAAFSPSDAMEVSRANDLLGSIITDVNLMTADMTAALSATSSDALNPFQDSFKARKEGLAGKLKDLKELNTGGTIREPLSKLLALAEGKDGVFKIRQKELDAAEYGQLIVDETRKLNRGLESSVKQLVSDVQTQTQAAAGVAQSKISLATMVMLVLGGLTLVGSFLFVWLYVGRSILARIANLQKVMQRLSDGDLDAEVARSKQQDEIAVMARSLEVFRESMIRSRALSSEQDQDRAAKAERASRIEAQIASFEDKVRVALEGLMASANSMQVTAESMSATADRSSALVSAVASAAEETSVNVQTVSSGTEELSSSIQEIGRQVTTSTEIANNAVSEASQTDATMQGLAENANRISSVVDLIQEIASQTNLLALNATIEAARAGEAGRGFAVVAAEVKTLAEQTAKATDEIRAQITSMQTVTTSAVGAIRSIGSTISQINDVTTAIAAAVEQQGAASREIARNIQHAAGGTSEVSSNIVGVSQASIEAGAAASEVLNASGELRREADTLRTEIDTFLLNIRAA; this is translated from the coding sequence ATGGCTTTAGGATTTCCCTTTGGAAAATTACTTAATCGGCTCAGCATTCCGCGCATCAAAATGGGGGTTCGGGGAAATCTCTTCCTCGCCTTCGCCGTGATCGCGGCCATGGCGCTTGTCATCAGCGCCAGTGCCAGCCTGCTTCTCCGTCAGCTTGGCGGAGTTGTATCCAACCTCAACGAACGCGACATTCCCCGGCTCTCGGCCAGCCTACAGCTCTCGGCCCAGAGCGCGACGCTCGCGACCCAGGCTCAATCGCTGCTGTCGTCGGCCGACGAAAGCACCCTGAACGAGCGCTCTGCTCAGATGAAAGAGACGCAGCAAGGCGCTGCCAACAGATTGGCGGAGATTGCAAAGCTCGGGGCTGATAAATCAGTGGTCGATGCGCTGATCGAGACCAGCAAGAACATCGGCGATACAGTCACCAGCATCGGCTCAGCCGCCAAGGAACGCCTTGAAGCTTCCGCGGTGCGCGAAGCTCAAGCCATCGCCTTGCGTAAAGCCCAGGCCGATTTTCTCTCGGCAGCAAGCGCCGCAACCCTCGATGCCCAGACTCAAATGAACGCCGTGCTCGGATCGGCCGCGTTCTCGCCCAGCGATGCAATGGAAGTTTCGCGCGCGAACGATCTGCTCGGCAGTATCATTACCGACGTGAACTTGATGACCGCCGATATGACGGCAGCTCTTTCGGCAACGAGCAGCGACGCGCTCAACCCGTTCCAGGATTCCTTCAAGGCCCGAAAGGAAGGCCTTGCTGGCAAGCTCAAGGATCTGAAGGAGCTCAACACGGGTGGAACGATCAGAGAACCGCTAAGCAAGCTTCTGGCACTTGCGGAGGGAAAGGACGGCGTCTTCAAGATCCGCCAGAAAGAGCTGGATGCGGCTGAGTATGGCCAGCTCATCGTAGATGAAACTCGCAAGCTGAACCGCGGCCTTGAAAGCAGCGTCAAGCAACTCGTCAGCGATGTGCAGACGCAAACGCAAGCCGCCGCTGGCGTCGCGCAAAGCAAGATCTCCTTGGCGACCATGGTCATGCTGGTGCTTGGTGGTCTGACGCTCGTCGGCTCGTTCCTATTTGTCTGGCTCTACGTCGGCCGCAGCATTCTGGCGCGAATTGCCAACCTTCAGAAGGTGATGCAGCGGCTGTCGGATGGCGACCTCGATGCGGAAGTGGCGCGCAGCAAGCAGCAGGACGAAATCGCCGTGATGGCCCGCTCGCTCGAAGTGTTCCGGGAAAGTATGATCCGGTCGCGTGCCTTGAGCAGCGAACAGGATCAGGATCGTGCCGCCAAGGCCGAACGCGCGTCTCGTATCGAAGCGCAAATTGCAAGCTTTGAGGACAAAGTCCGGGTGGCCCTTGAAGGCCTGATGGCGTCGGCAAACTCCATGCAGGTGACGGCTGAAAGCATGTCAGCCACCGCAGACCGCTCCAGCGCGCTGGTGAGTGCCGTGGCCTCGGCCGCCGAAGAGACATCGGTGAACGTGCAAACCGTATCTTCAGGCACCGAAGAACTGTCGTCCTCCATCCAGGAAATCGGCCGTCAGGTCACGACTTCGACGGAGATCGCCAACAACGCTGTCAGCGAGGCCAGTCAGACCGATGCGACCATGCAAGGCCTTGCCGAGAATGCAAACCGCATCAGCAGCGTCGTCGATCTCATCCAGGAGATCGCATCACAAACCAATCTGCTCGCACTCAATGCCACCATCGAAGCTGCGCGGGCGGGCGAAGCAGGCCGTGGGTTTGCGGTTGTGGCAGCGGAAGTGAAGACTCTCGCCGAGCAGACCGCGAAGGCGACCGACGAGATCCGCGCTCAGATCACCAGCATGCAGACCGTGACGACGTCTGCGGTTGGTGCCATCCGCAGCATCGGTTCAACCATCAGCCAGATTAACGACGTGACTACGGCCATTGCTGCGGCTGTCGAACAACAAGGTGCAGCGAGCCGCGAGATCGCCCGCAACATCCAGCATGCGGCTGGCGGAACAAGCGAGGTGTCGAGCAATATCGTTGGCGTGAGCCAGGCGTCCATCGAAGCGGGCGCTGCCGCAAGCGAGGTGCTGAACGCATCCGGCGAGCTTCGCCGCGAAGCTGATACGTTGCGCACAGAAATCGATACGTTCCTGCTCAACATCCGGGCCGCCTAA
- a CDS encoding MFS family permease (product_source=COG0477; cath_funfam=1.20.1250.20; cog=COG0477; pfam=PF07690; superfamily=103473; transmembrane_helix_parts=Inside_1_50,TMhelix_51_73,Outside_74_82,TMhelix_83_105,Inside_106_111,TMhelix_112_134,Outside_135_137,TMhelix_138_160,Inside_161_172,TMhelix_173_195,Outside_196_199,TMhelix_200_222,Inside_223_242,TMhelix_243_265,Outside_266_284,TMhelix_285_307,Inside_308_313,TMhelix_314_333,Outside_334_337,TMhelix_338_360,Inside_361_372,TMhelix_373_395,Outside_396_398,TMhelix_399_421,Inside_422_436) has protein sequence MPIGVLAMHIGSKSIGRQRKLVQGSEKPTIVEVTRRKRLPMNRPQTVINYVNIAHFIDHYAMLIFAAAVIVMGPVFSMPYGDLLPYATPGFVAFGAGSLATGWLGDRWSRRHMMVIFFLGIGASIIAVGLVQTPLQLGIALFVVGAFASIYHPVGTAMLVSYSDKNLGREVGINGVWGNLGVASSALVTGAAAQLLGWRWAFILPGLITIAFGLAFMRAVHHEVRTGHKTAGATARVSKNAMWRVVAALIVTVIASSTTFNAVTVALPKLFAERLTDITTSPATLGLITACVYVFGALTQYTIGGLIDRFSLRTVFLPVSIALTPLLYLAAEFQNLPLIIVAIGIVMAMFGQVTINDAMVGKYTSDQWRARAYSVRYFVGFTAAGASVGLVAWLHERGGFALTLHVFAALCVLVILGALVFPAEQRAPASAPQPAE, from the coding sequence ATGCCCATTGGCGTCCTGGCGATGCATATCGGCTCCAAATCGATAGGCCGCCAGCGTAAGCTGGTTCAGGGTTCGGAGAAACCCACGATTGTCGAAGTCACCCGAAGGAAACGCCTGCCGATGAACCGCCCCCAGACCGTGATCAATTACGTCAACATCGCGCATTTCATCGACCACTACGCGATGCTGATCTTCGCGGCGGCAGTGATCGTGATGGGTCCGGTGTTCAGCATGCCCTATGGCGACTTGCTGCCCTACGCCACGCCCGGCTTCGTCGCGTTTGGCGCGGGCTCGCTGGCGACGGGCTGGCTCGGCGACCGCTGGAGCCGCCGGCACATGATGGTGATCTTCTTCCTCGGCATCGGCGCGAGCATCATCGCCGTCGGCCTGGTGCAGACGCCGCTGCAGCTCGGCATCGCCCTGTTCGTGGTCGGCGCCTTCGCGTCGATTTACCATCCGGTCGGCACCGCCATGCTCGTCTCCTATTCGGACAAGAATCTCGGCCGCGAAGTCGGAATCAACGGCGTATGGGGCAATCTCGGCGTCGCCTCATCGGCACTCGTCACAGGTGCCGCGGCGCAGCTTCTTGGATGGCGCTGGGCCTTTATCCTGCCGGGGCTGATCACCATCGCCTTCGGGCTGGCCTTCATGCGTGCAGTCCATCACGAGGTGCGCACCGGCCACAAGACCGCAGGCGCCACGGCCCGCGTTTCGAAAAATGCGATGTGGCGCGTCGTTGCCGCACTTATCGTCACGGTAATCGCGAGCTCGACAACATTTAACGCCGTCACGGTGGCGCTGCCGAAGCTGTTTGCTGAACGCCTGACGGACATCACTACGAGCCCGGCGACGCTCGGGCTGATCACAGCTTGTGTCTACGTTTTCGGGGCACTGACGCAGTACACAATCGGCGGCCTCATTGATCGCTTTTCGTTAAGAACCGTGTTTCTTCCGGTTTCGATCGCGCTGACGCCCCTGCTATACCTCGCCGCTGAATTCCAGAATCTTCCACTCATCATCGTCGCGATCGGAATCGTGATGGCGATGTTCGGTCAGGTCACAATCAACGATGCAATGGTCGGCAAGTACACGAGCGATCAATGGCGCGCGCGGGCCTATTCGGTGCGCTACTTTGTCGGCTTCACCGCTGCGGGCGCCTCTGTTGGTCTCGTGGCATGGCTTCACGAGCGCGGCGGATTCGCACTGACGCTGCATGTGTTCGCGGCGTTGTGCGTGCTCGTGATCCTCGGCGCCCTCGTCTTTCCAGCCGAGCAGCGTGCTCCCGCGTCTGCGCCGCAGCCGGCCGAGTAA
- a CDS encoding AraC-like DNA-binding protein (product_source=COG2207; cath_funfam=1.10.10.60; cog=COG2207; pfam=PF02311,PF12833; smart=SM00342; superfamily=46689,51182), which translates to MHRQDANGHHVPSTPVCEGMRVLARSYRRGTRLDTHMHREAQLIFAERGVMQVTTPKGRWLVPPARAVWVPPRLEHAIDVLADIEMRALYAEPEWLATHPEAPRLTREFVVAVGPLLRESVLALFGDQVHPRRAEVLAELVLYELAEAEDPATFMPMPADARARHVAALVLADPLVERDLDDLALAAGASPRTVTRLFPSETGLTFREWRRRARIMAAAEMLGSGSRPVKDVASRFGFSSVAAFGYAFREVMGMTPGEFQRRSAL; encoded by the coding sequence ATGCATCGCCAGGACGCCAATGGGCATCATGTCCCCTCAACCCCTGTCTGCGAGGGGATGCGTGTGCTCGCGCGCAGCTACCGAAGGGGGACCCGGCTCGACACCCATATGCACCGGGAGGCCCAGCTCATCTTTGCCGAGCGTGGCGTGATGCAGGTGACAACGCCGAAGGGGCGCTGGCTCGTTCCGCCGGCCCGTGCGGTCTGGGTGCCGCCACGACTTGAACATGCCATCGATGTGTTGGCCGATATCGAGATGCGCGCGCTCTATGCCGAGCCGGAGTGGCTAGCGACGCATCCGGAAGCGCCGCGCCTGACCCGTGAGTTCGTTGTCGCAGTTGGTCCGTTGCTCCGCGAATCAGTGCTCGCGTTGTTCGGCGACCAGGTTCATCCGCGTCGCGCGGAAGTGCTGGCCGAACTCGTGCTGTACGAACTGGCCGAGGCGGAGGACCCGGCCACGTTCATGCCGATGCCGGCAGATGCCCGGGCCCGGCATGTCGCGGCTCTGGTTTTGGCAGACCCGCTGGTCGAACGCGACCTGGATGATTTAGCGCTTGCGGCAGGCGCCTCGCCGCGCACCGTGACACGGCTGTTTCCCAGCGAGACAGGACTGACGTTCCGTGAATGGCGGCGCCGCGCCCGCATCATGGCCGCGGCAGAAATGCTCGGCAGCGGATCACGGCCGGTGAAGGACGTCGCCTCGCGCTTCGGTTTCTCCAGCGTTGCGGCGTTCGGCTATGCCTTCCGCGAGGTGATGGGCATGACGCCGGGTGAGTTTCAGAGGCGGTCGGCTCTTTAG
- a CDS encoding hypothetical protein (product_source=Hypo-rule applied; superfamily=54427) gives MTDVLRLLAAPAQETLTGWHRFVETKNEDVLRPLFAEDTVFRSPFAHIPLPSRDASVLILTNVIHIFENFRYHRTLVVGPHDVGLEFSANIGEFDLKGIDLIKFNPAGQIIEFEVMIRPMKALQALGARMNERIAGRLEKYKEMGTTHR, from the coding sequence ATGACTGACGTCTTGCGGCTCCTGGCAGCTCCGGCGCAGGAAACCCTCACCGGCTGGCATCGCTTCGTCGAAACAAAAAACGAAGATGTGCTTCGGCCGCTATTTGCCGAGGACACCGTTTTCCGCTCGCCGTTCGCGCATATTCCCCTGCCCAGCCGCGATGCGAGTGTGCTGATCCTGACCAATGTGATCCATATTTTCGAGAATTTCCGCTATCACCGCACCCTCGTCGTCGGTCCGCATGATGTCGGGCTGGAGTTCAGCGCCAATATCGGCGAATTCGATCTCAAGGGAATCGACCTGATCAAATTCAATCCTGCCGGCCAAATCATCGAATTCGAGGTGATGATTCGGCCGATGAAGGCGCTGCAGGCGCTTGGCGCACGGATGAATGAGCGGATCGCCGGCCGGCTGGAAAAGTACAAGGAAATGGGGACGACCCACCGCTGA
- a CDS encoding hypothetical protein (product_source=Hypo-rule applied), with amino-acid sequence MSGFSMKDESEKGTPGAKAAREARLKAALRDNLKRRKSQARGRAGMSVVTPEDDARVRENESTSEKSGQ; translated from the coding sequence ATGAGTGGGTTCTCGATGAAGGATGAATCAGAGAAGGGGACGCCTGGCGCCAAAGCCGCCCGGGAGGCGCGCCTGAAAGCGGCGTTACGCGACAACCTGAAACGTCGAAAGTCCCAGGCACGCGGCCGCGCGGGTATGAGCGTTGTTACGCCCGAGGACGACGCCCGCGTGCGAGAGAACGAATCGACAAGTGAAAAGTCCGGCCAATAG
- a CDS encoding thioredoxin reductase (NADPH) (product_source=KO:K00384; cath_funfam=2.60.120.10,3.50.50.60; cog=COG0492; ko=KO:K00384; pfam=PF00027,PF07992; smart=SM00100; superfamily=51206,51905), which produces MFEHRSLSAMHFSLASKKMSEMATDPTETLGANGAAPSSVATPHSEQAFPRYEQTFPTLTDAEIGRMRSFGDVRQYKDGERLFETGKIGPGMFVVLSGTVSITQRDGMGHVTPVIDQGRGQFLAEVGQLSNRMALVDGTAEGEVEVLLIPSANLRALLVAEADLGERIMRALILRRVNLIQGGVGGPVLIGSPLLGDVVRLQSFLTRNGNPYHLLDPATDKDAADLIGRCSTRQSDLPLVVCPDGTVLRNPSESALARAMGMIGSVSCRKMYDVAIVGSGPAGLATAVYAASEGLSVAVLDARYFGGQAGASARIENYLGFPTGISGQALAGRAFTQAQKFGADMMIPVSAISLDCSKPDGAFELVLDCGEKLRSRSVVVASGARYRRPAIENLDKFEGRGVWYWASPIEARLCADQEIILVGGGNSAGQAAVFLSGHAKKVRVMVRGDGLAASMSRYLIDRINATPNIEVMTRTEIVALEGAPDDGGLSRVRWRNRDSGNETAANIRNVFLFVGADPATAWLSGCGVTLDRTGFVVTGAQSEQNLGRLVAPLETSVPGVYAVGDVRSGSVKRVGGAIGEGAQVVAALHGFLSDTAKPAL; this is translated from the coding sequence ATGTTTGAGCATCGTTCGTTGAGTGCGATGCATTTCTCTTTAGCGAGTAAAAAGATGAGTGAGATGGCGACAGATCCGACAGAGACCCTTGGTGCAAACGGAGCGGCGCCTTCATCGGTGGCCACGCCTCATTCCGAGCAGGCGTTTCCGCGCTACGAGCAAACATTCCCGACGCTGACCGATGCGGAAATCGGCCGCATGCGGAGCTTCGGCGATGTCCGTCAGTACAAGGACGGCGAGCGGCTGTTCGAAACCGGAAAAATTGGTCCGGGCATGTTTGTCGTCCTGTCAGGAACGGTGTCCATCACCCAGCGCGACGGGATGGGACACGTCACCCCGGTGATCGATCAGGGGCGGGGCCAGTTTCTCGCCGAAGTCGGGCAGCTCTCGAACCGTATGGCGCTCGTCGACGGCACCGCTGAGGGCGAGGTCGAGGTCCTTCTGATTCCGTCGGCCAATCTTCGGGCGCTGCTTGTCGCCGAGGCAGATCTCGGTGAGCGCATCATGCGGGCGCTGATCCTTCGGCGCGTCAATCTCATTCAAGGCGGCGTCGGTGGTCCGGTCTTGATCGGCTCGCCGCTGCTTGGCGACGTGGTTCGGTTGCAGAGTTTTCTCACGCGTAACGGCAACCCTTATCATCTGCTCGATCCTGCAACCGACAAGGATGCAGCCGACTTGATCGGACGGTGCTCGACCAGGCAGAGCGACTTGCCGCTGGTGGTGTGCCCGGACGGCACGGTTCTGCGCAACCCGTCCGAGTCTGCGCTTGCGCGCGCCATGGGCATGATCGGCAGCGTCTCGTGCAGGAAGATGTACGACGTGGCCATCGTCGGCAGCGGGCCGGCGGGATTGGCGACGGCGGTATACGCCGCATCGGAAGGATTGTCGGTGGCCGTGCTTGATGCGCGCTACTTCGGCGGCCAGGCTGGCGCGAGCGCGCGCATCGAGAACTATCTCGGCTTCCCCACCGGCATATCGGGGCAAGCTCTTGCGGGGCGCGCTTTCACGCAGGCCCAGAAGTTCGGCGCCGACATGATGATCCCTGTGTCAGCGATTTCGCTCGATTGTTCGAAGCCTGATGGGGCGTTTGAACTCGTGCTCGATTGCGGCGAAAAGTTAAGGTCAAGGTCCGTGGTCGTGGCGAGCGGCGCGCGGTATCGCCGGCCGGCGATCGAGAACCTCGACAAGTTTGAAGGACGCGGCGTCTGGTACTGGGCTTCGCCGATCGAAGCGCGTCTTTGCGCGGATCAAGAGATCATCCTGGTGGGCGGCGGCAATTCCGCCGGGCAGGCGGCAGTGTTTCTCTCAGGTCATGCCAAAAAAGTTCGCGTCATGGTGCGTGGCGATGGGCTGGCGGCAAGCATGTCGCGCTACTTGATCGACCGTATCAATGCGACGCCGAATATCGAGGTGATGACGCGCACCGAAATCGTCGCGCTGGAAGGCGCGCCTGATGATGGCGGGCTCTCCCGCGTGCGCTGGCGCAATCGCGATTCTGGCAACGAGACAGCTGCCAACATCCGCAACGTGTTTCTGTTCGTTGGCGCCGATCCCGCAACGGCCTGGCTCAGCGGGTGCGGCGTGACGCTCGATCGTACCGGCTTCGTCGTGACAGGTGCTCAGTCCGAACAGAATCTCGGACGGCTTGTCGCGCCCCTGGAGACGTCCGTGCCCGGCGTGTACGCGGTGGGTGACGTACGGTCAGGTTCGGTGAAGCGCGTGGGCGGGGCGATCGGCGAAGGCGCGCAGGTGGTGGCGGCGCTGCATGGTTTTCTCAGCGACACGGCGAAACCGGCGCTATAG
- a CDS encoding uncharacterized protein (TIGR02118 family) (product_source=TIGR02118; cog=COG5470; pfam=PF07110; superfamily=54909; tigrfam=TIGR02118) codes for MAQLVVTYKTPKDPAAFDKYYAETHIALAKKIPGLRKYQISHGPITSLTGASDAYLIAILTFDSAAAIQSGLASPEGQAAAGDLPNFASGGADLILFDSKDL; via the coding sequence ATGGCTCAACTCGTCGTGACGTACAAGACGCCAAAGGATCCTGCAGCCTTCGATAAGTATTATGCCGAGACCCACATAGCGCTTGCGAAGAAAATTCCGGGCCTGAGGAAATATCAGATCAGTCACGGGCCGATCACTTCGCTGACTGGGGCGTCCGACGCCTATCTAATCGCAATCCTGACCTTCGACAGCGCTGCTGCCATTCAGTCCGGCCTTGCCAGTCCCGAAGGACAAGCCGCTGCGGGGGATTTGCCGAATTTCGCCAGCGGCGGTGCGGATCTTATCCTGTTCGATAGCAAAGACCTCTAA
- a CDS encoding hypothetical protein (product_source=Hypo-rule applied; cath_funfam=3.30.40.10; pfam=PF02148; smart=SM00290; superfamily=57850), with translation MAKCTHIAGIRDVTPSALGCEECLKTGDVWLHLRICRTCGHVGCCDDSPNKHATKHFHATQHPIIEGYDPPEGWGWCYVDEVAFDLSDRRTPHNGPIPRYY, from the coding sequence ATGGCCAAATGTACACACATCGCTGGAATTCGTGACGTGACGCCAAGCGCGCTCGGCTGCGAGGAATGCCTCAAGACTGGCGATGTGTGGCTGCATTTGCGGATTTGCCGCACCTGCGGCCACGTCGGCTGTTGCGACGATTCGCCCAATAAGCATGCAACCAAGCATTTTCACGCGACCCAGCATCCGATTATCGAAGGCTACGATCCGCCCGAAGGTTGGGGCTGGTGCTATGTCGACGAGGTCGCCTTCGATCTCTCGGATCGCAGGACGCCGCATAACGGTCCAATCCCGCGCTATTACTGA
- a CDS encoding hypothetical protein (product_source=Hypo-rule applied; superfamily=81340; transmembrane_helix_parts=Outside_1_9,TMhelix_10_32,Inside_33_38,TMhelix_39_61,Outside_62_64,TMhelix_65_87,Inside_88_93,TMhelix_94_116,Outside_117_135,TMhelix_136_155,Inside_156_161) codes for MILGMSLQAFTVFHLILSMIGIAFGFIVAGGILASNKLPGWTALFLFTTILTSATGFLFPFTKLLPSHIVAIISLVLLAVAAYALYGKGLSGVWRAVYIVTAMLALWFNVFVLIAQSFQKVGLLNVYAPTGAEPPFAITQAVVLLFFIFAIVAGIRRFRPA; via the coding sequence ATGATTTTAGGTATGAGTCTGCAGGCGTTTACGGTTTTCCATCTCATTCTCAGCATGATCGGCATTGCGTTCGGCTTCATCGTTGCTGGCGGCATTCTTGCGTCGAACAAGCTTCCCGGCTGGACTGCATTGTTTCTCTTCACGACGATCCTGACCAGCGCAACCGGCTTTCTGTTTCCGTTCACCAAGCTTCTGCCGTCGCACATCGTCGCGATCATCTCGCTCGTGCTGCTCGCCGTCGCGGCGTATGCGCTGTATGGGAAAGGCTTGAGCGGCGTGTGGCGTGCGGTCTATATCGTCACCGCGATGCTTGCTTTGTGGTTCAACGTTTTCGTGCTGATCGCGCAGTCGTTCCAGAAAGTCGGATTGCTGAACGTCTATGCTCCAACGGGCGCCGAGCCGCCTTTCGCGATCACGCAGGCGGTGGTTCTGTTGTTCTTCATTTTCGCAATCGTCGCCGGAATCCGCAGATTCCGGCCGGCATGA
- a CDS encoding UDP-N-acetylglucosamine 1-carboxyvinyltransferase (product_source=KO:K00790; cath_funfam=3.65.10.10; cog=COG0766; ko=KO:K00790; pfam=PF00275; superfamily=55205; tigrfam=TIGR01072): protein MDRIRIVGGNKLNGTIQISGAKNAALPLMIASLLTDETLILDNVPRLADVVQLQRILGNHGVDIMAAGKRPGDHEYQGQTLHISAANIIDTTAPYELVSKMRASFWVIAPLLARMHGAKVSLPGGCAIGTRPVDLLIMALEKLGASIQIDGGYVVAAAPNGLVGAEIDFPKVTVSGTHVALMAATLAKGTTVITNAACEPEIVDVADCLNKMGANIVGAGTTRIVVEGVAKLHGARHTVLPDRIETGTYAMAVAMTGGEVQLAGARPELLQSALDVLTEAGAIITPNNEGIRVARNGAGINPVVVSTAPFPGFPTDLQAQLMALMTCAKGSSHITETIFENRFMHVQELARFGARISLDGETAIVEGTSKLRGAPVMATDLRASVSLVIAALAAEGETVVNRVYHLDRGFERLEEKLSACGATIERISG from the coding sequence ATGGATCGCATTCGCATCGTCGGCGGCAATAAGCTCAATGGCACCATTCAAATCTCCGGCGCAAAGAATGCGGCCCTCCCGTTGATGATCGCGAGCCTCCTGACGGACGAGACGCTGATCCTCGACAACGTGCCGCGCCTCGCGGATGTCGTGCAGCTTCAGCGCATTCTGGGCAATCATGGCGTGGATATCATGGCGGCTGGCAAGCGCCCGGGCGACCACGAGTACCAGGGCCAGACCCTGCACATTTCGGCTGCAAACATTATCGACACCACGGCCCCTTATGAACTGGTCTCGAAGATGCGCGCGAGCTTCTGGGTGATTGCGCCGCTGCTCGCGCGCATGCACGGGGCGAAGGTGTCGCTGCCCGGCGGCTGCGCCATCGGCACGCGACCCGTGGACCTGCTGATCATGGCGCTCGAGAAGCTCGGCGCATCGATCCAGATCGACGGCGGTTACGTCGTGGCCGCCGCGCCCAATGGACTGGTCGGCGCGGAAATCGATTTTCCGAAAGTGACGGTCAGCGGCACTCATGTCGCGCTGATGGCTGCGACACTGGCGAAGGGTACCACCGTTATCACCAATGCGGCCTGCGAGCCTGAGATTGTCGACGTTGCCGATTGCCTCAACAAGATGGGCGCGAACATCGTCGGCGCAGGCACGACGCGCATCGTGGTTGAAGGCGTCGCCAAGCTTCACGGTGCGAGGCACACGGTGTTGCCGGATCGCATCGAAACCGGGACTTACGCCATGGCTGTGGCGATGACCGGCGGCGAGGTGCAGCTCGCCGGCGCCCGGCCGGAATTGTTGCAATCGGCGCTCGACGTGCTGACCGAAGCCGGCGCAATCATTACGCCGAATAACGAAGGTATTCGCGTTGCGCGTAACGGCGCCGGCATCAACCCGGTCGTGGTCTCGACGGCGCCATTCCCGGGCTTCCCGACGGATCTCCAGGCGCAGCTCATGGCCTTGATGACATGTGCCAAGGGATCGTCTCATATTACCGAAACGATTTTTGAGAACCGGTTCATGCACGTCCAGGAACTCGCGCGGTTCGGTGCGCGTATTTCGCTGGACGGCGAAACTGCTATTGTAGAGGGCACGTCGAAACTGCGTGGTGCGCCGGTGATGGCGACCGATCTTCGGGCGTCCGTGTCGCTGGTGATCGCGGCATTGGCCGCCGAAGGCGAAACGGTCGTCAACCGCGTCTACCACCTCGATCGCGGTTTCGAGCGGCTTGAGGAAAAACTGTCAGCCTGCGGCGCTACGATCGAGCGCATCAGCGGGTAG